Proteins from one Telopea speciosissima isolate NSW1024214 ecotype Mountain lineage chromosome 1, Tspe_v1, whole genome shotgun sequence genomic window:
- the LOC122654300 gene encoding SKP1-interacting partner 15, which yields METSPILYLPQDTLHQVFSYLPLHQILISRSVCKFFNQTLTSPSFLHLLSLRPPLRLIALRPSSHHHHHHHPNRHVSSRPLLPVFDPDQNHWIRFPLDFLPFRSPIAVASSLGLVYLWADSPDSCKSLVLCNPLTRQFRVLPPLGSAWSRHGTVLVGSAGRVLVLTELAALYFSGTGSWLKFSSNLASKPRSPILVSDSVFALCDVGTPWRSQWKLFSCTLAELVKSQGWNRLERHEWGDVFDILKRPRLVRASGNRILMVGGLKSSFSLNASCSTILILKLDLDTLEWDEAGRMPAEMFRCFQESSKFKVFGGGDRVCFSARRVGRLAMWNCSSEGGKGEWKWIDGVPGNGDGLLRGFVFEARLAAMS from the coding sequence atggaaACTTCGCCGATTCTTTACCTCCCGCAGGACACACTCCATCAGGTCTTCTCCTACCTTCCACTCCATCAGATCTTAATCTCCCGTTCCGTCTGTAAATTCTTCAACCAGACGCTGACGTCACCATCCTTCCTACATCTTCTCTCCCTCCGACCACCCCTCCGTCTCATCGCTCTCCGCCCTTCAtctcaccatcatcaccaccaccaccccaacCGCCACGTGTCTTCCCGACCCCTTCTCCCGGTCTTCGACCCCGACCAAAACCACTGGATCAGGTTCCCCCTTGACTTCCTCCCCTTCAGGTCTCCCATCGCCGTCGCTTCTTCTCTCGGACTCGTCTACCTATGGGCTGACTCTCCCGATTCCTGCAAATCTCTCGTCCTCTGCAATCCGTTGACTCGTCAGTTCCGAGTCTTACCCCCGCTGGGCTCCGCGTGGTCTCGCCACGGCACCGTCCTGGTTGGAAGCGCTGGCCGTGTCCTGGTTCTTACTGAACTCGCTGCTCTCTACTTCTCCGGCACGGGATCATGGCTCAAATTCTCTTCCAATTTGGCTTCCAAACCTCGGAGCCCGATTCTGGTCTCCGACTCGGTTTTCGCACTCTGCGACGTTGGAACTCCGTGGCGGAGCCAGTGGAAGCTGTTCTCGTGCACGCTTGCTGAGCTTGTGAAGTCGCAGGGTTGGAATCGATTGGAGAGACACGAATGGGGCGACGTGTTTGATATACTGAAGAGGCCCCGGCTTGTTAGGGCCTCGGGGAATCGAATTCTGATGGTGGGTGGGCTAAAGTCGTCTTTCTCTTTGAATGCTTCGTGTTCgacgattttgattttgaagttAGATTTGGATACGTTGGAGTGGGATGAGGCAGGTCGAATGCCGGCCGAAATGTTCCGGTGTTTTCAAGAGTCCAGTAAGTTTAAGGTGTTTGGAGGTGGGGATCGTGTGTGCTTCTCTGCGAGAAGAGTGGGGAGATTGGCCATGTGGAATTGTTCTTCCGAAGGTGGGAAGGGGGAATGGAAATGGATTGATGGGGTCCCGGGGAATGGGGATGGCCTACTTAGGGGGTTTGTGTTTGAAGCTCGACTCGCAGCCATGTCGTGA